In Leptospira limi, a single genomic region encodes these proteins:
- a CDS encoding glycerate kinase type-2 family protein, which produces MESLRDDILYLFHQGINAASPKELFQEFSNGNLELVEKLSDQSKKQFVFSLGKAAYSMAKSFSDFFPVNKGYVLTKYNHLPFVYSGNGKDLIWTYREASHPIPDENSIRYALEVLDQLKQLGKNDRLVVLLSGGGSSLFEIPVDGLSLGELTNIQNQLLKSGKSIQEINSERKKYSKVKGGKLLKELNEDLEVYTLVISDVIGDDPNSISSGPTYPSTNYFILGNLTRSIHRILEEGKKLGYQTKLLSDTWSGSSEETSYLFEKEFLLALDSPMSQMIVLGGEMVCPVLGDGIGGRNQETSLRVSILLNEHPTEREWMFLSGGTDGTDGPTEVAGGLVGNDSIHKMENKGWNPKKELLNSNSYPILKDIDALVSTGPTGTNVNDILILLVGSTKS; this is translated from the coding sequence TTGGAATCGCTTCGAGATGATATACTTTATTTATTTCATCAAGGGATAAATGCAGCAAGTCCAAAGGAATTGTTCCAAGAATTTAGTAATGGAAACCTCGAATTGGTGGAGAAACTATCCGACCAATCAAAAAAACAATTTGTATTTTCCTTGGGTAAAGCTGCTTACTCCATGGCAAAATCATTCTCTGATTTTTTTCCGGTGAACAAAGGTTATGTCCTAACGAAGTACAATCATTTACCATTTGTTTATTCAGGAAATGGTAAGGACCTAATTTGGACATACCGAGAGGCTTCCCATCCTATTCCTGACGAGAATTCAATTCGGTATGCTCTCGAAGTTTTGGACCAATTAAAACAATTGGGTAAAAATGATCGACTTGTGGTTTTACTTTCTGGAGGAGGATCTAGTTTATTCGAAATTCCAGTTGATGGCCTGTCATTAGGAGAGCTTACGAACATTCAAAATCAATTGTTAAAGAGTGGGAAATCCATTCAGGAAATCAATTCAGAAAGAAAAAAGTATTCGAAAGTCAAAGGAGGAAAACTTTTAAAAGAACTAAACGAAGACTTGGAAGTGTATACCTTGGTCATTTCGGATGTTATTGGAGATGATCCAAATTCGATTTCTTCAGGACCAACTTATCCAAGTACAAATTATTTTATATTGGGTAATCTCACTCGTTCCATCCATCGAATTTTAGAAGAAGGAAAAAAATTAGGATACCAGACAAAATTGTTAAGTGATACTTGGTCAGGTTCTTCAGAAGAGACATCGTATCTCTTTGAAAAGGAATTTCTATTAGCATTAGATTCACCGATGAGTCAAATGATTGTGTTAGGTGGTGAAATGGTATGTCCTGTTTTGGGGGATGGGATCGGCGGTCGAAACCAAGAAACGTCACTTCGGGTTTCGATATTACTCAATGAACATCCTACAGAACGGGAATGGATGTTCTTATCTGGTGGAACGGATGGAACAGATGGTCCAACCGAGGTTGCAGGCGGGCTTGTTGGTAATGATTCCATTCATAAAATGGAAAATAAAGGTTGGAATCCAAAAAAAGAATTACTCAATTCCAATTCTTATCCAATCCTTAAGGACATAGATGCCTTAGTATCGACTGGACCCACTGGCACCAATGTAAATGATATATTGATCCTGTTAGTTGGAAGTACGAAATCCTAG
- a CDS encoding C69 family dipeptidase, protein MCDTSLATEKFTKTQKRIFAKNSDREPNEAQSILHLPRKEYPKNSILKTTFIEIPQTSVTYEVFLSKPFHMWGAEMGVNEFGVCIGNEAVFTKLKIHKKNNGLTGMDLIRLALERSKTAKDALFLITELLETYGQDACGGYENKSFFYHNSFIIADRTDGYVLETADRYWVAKKIDSYYAISNGLTIERDFEYCSTNLIEKLKYKSKEDFSFKAYFSDSFYTYMSHCHERRKLHQKTAEQFQNIHSTYDSKLAIETLKTHLIDTNEFEPCFSSMKSLCLHATGPTTPNQTNGSLVVEWDTSETNQDPLRIFYTGTSTPCLSLFKPFFFGTKNFINASSLDSNGNYADTLWWLHESIARKSNFDYQGVRSILVPTLVGLQDSIYSMTKDPLSMQKKEEIQWRFLKDHVNILKKVDDELFDAKIGKSRWQNPIFQLYWNSQNRKLGFRTSN, encoded by the coding sequence ATGTGCGATACATCTCTTGCGACTGAAAAATTTACAAAAACGCAAAAAAGGATCTTTGCGAAAAACTCGGATAGGGAACCAAATGAAGCCCAATCGATTCTTCATCTGCCTCGAAAGGAGTATCCAAAAAATTCGATCTTAAAAACCACCTTCATTGAAATACCACAAACATCCGTTACTTATGAAGTTTTTTTATCAAAACCGTTCCATATGTGGGGCGCCGAAATGGGAGTGAATGAATTTGGAGTTTGTATTGGAAATGAAGCTGTCTTCACAAAACTCAAAATTCATAAAAAGAATAATGGCTTAACGGGAATGGATTTGATTCGTTTAGCTCTAGAAAGATCAAAAACAGCAAAAGATGCCTTATTTTTGATTACAGAACTTTTAGAAACATATGGTCAGGACGCTTGTGGTGGATATGAAAACAAATCATTTTTCTACCACAATAGTTTCATCATTGCAGACAGAACTGATGGTTATGTTTTAGAAACTGCAGATCGATATTGGGTAGCAAAAAAAATTGATTCGTACTATGCAATTTCCAATGGACTAACAATCGAAAGAGATTTCGAGTATTGTTCTACAAATTTAATTGAAAAATTAAAATATAAATCCAAAGAAGATTTTTCCTTCAAAGCTTATTTTAGTGATTCTTTTTACACTTATATGAGCCATTGCCATGAAAGGAGAAAGTTACACCAAAAAACTGCAGAACAGTTTCAAAACATTCATTCTACTTACGATTCAAAATTGGCAATCGAAACTTTGAAAACACATCTCATTGATACGAATGAATTTGAACCATGTTTTTCATCCATGAAGTCACTCTGTTTACATGCAACAGGTCCAACAACACCTAACCAAACAAATGGAAGTTTGGTTGTTGAATGGGATACTTCAGAAACTAACCAAGACCCATTACGAATTTTTTACACTGGTACTTCTACTCCATGTTTGAGTTTATTCAAACCATTCTTTTTTGGTACAAAAAACTTCATCAATGCATCTAGTTTAGATTCCAATGGAAACTATGCAGACACATTATGGTGGTTACATGAATCAATAGCAAGAAAATCTAATTTTGATTACCAAGGTGTAAGATCCATTCTTGTTCCAACACTTGTTGGACTACAAGATTCCATTTATTCAATGACAAAAGATCCACTTTCCATGCAAAAAAAGGAGGAGATCCAATGGAGGTTTTTGAAGGACCATGTTAACATTCTGAAAAAAGTAGATGATGAATTATTTGATGCAAAAATCGGTAAGAGCCGATGGCAAAATCCGATTTTTCAACTCTATTGGAATAGCCAAAATCGAAAACTAGGATTTCGTACTTCCAACTAA
- a CDS encoding SpoIIE family protein phosphatase: MFVLFFRKTFWFGILFLCAIPIEALPLSIEETNNYRDIGRYFEFTIPSNPEVTLEEISKQETLWKPNPKNVISFPRSKNPVWLKVTLIHYGNFPHTFFLHLSNPVVDLFELHSEINGKWNTQWSGEQVLQKNKPIYSHLSAFPITLSANETRTIYLKIRSDNPIFSFASIYNSRTFIAYSKKQDIFFAAYFGAGFMMFLFSLFLAHTLRYKKFFYFFFYLATVLFLNTYSTGFIQYLEFGNSNTWKYYLFPITIYFSSIFGLLFTLEFLETKNKYTKLFKVTSSYILLLLIVIPTISFLDLRFFMQLTVVLVSISLFFTIIISITTLLKSKRKIEVILFLLAFGSLLIGASYYIFTVQGFIKPFHFASYSLPLGSAMEVFFLSLALVLRVSDYRKSNEQKQEIDLQLKIAQKLQNGLLPKKRTHALEYPLGFRYLPATDIGGDFVEIIVKENELGLFLCDVSGHGIPAAMIASMTKVSLEIWNDTLDKPALAAEKIRKSLLSSLSGHFLSAFFVYINPKENTLRIANAGHLPLLHLDREGKITTYTSYGRAINEFIKSDMIEKSFPLPKEGTFILFTDGVIEARNINTGELFGEERFYNLIQTLANKHPQIICDSVIEEIQKFQKTKRSDDDITILALSMDTDINFE; this comes from the coding sequence ATGTTTGTGCTTTTTTTTAGAAAAACATTCTGGTTTGGAATTCTTTTCCTTTGCGCGATCCCAATAGAAGCCCTACCCCTCTCCATCGAGGAAACAAATAATTATAGAGACATAGGAAGGTATTTTGAGTTTACGATCCCGAGTAACCCAGAAGTGACTCTAGAAGAAATTTCAAAACAGGAAACACTCTGGAAACCCAATCCTAAAAATGTGATTTCGTTCCCTAGATCCAAAAACCCCGTTTGGTTAAAAGTAACACTAATCCATTATGGAAACTTTCCTCACACTTTCTTTTTGCACCTATCGAATCCCGTGGTGGACCTTTTCGAATTGCATTCAGAAATCAATGGAAAATGGAACACACAATGGTCAGGTGAACAGGTATTACAAAAGAATAAGCCAATTTATTCCCATTTATCAGCTTTCCCGATTACATTATCAGCAAATGAAACAAGGACGATTTATTTAAAGATCAGATCGGACAATCCAATCTTTAGTTTTGCATCAATTTATAATTCGAGAACCTTTATCGCCTATTCCAAAAAACAAGATATATTCTTCGCCGCTTATTTTGGAGCAGGATTTATGATGTTCCTTTTCAGTCTTTTTTTGGCACATACCCTACGGTATAAAAAGTTCTTTTACTTTTTCTTTTATCTTGCAACTGTCTTATTTCTAAACACTTACTCTACTGGATTTATTCAATATTTAGAATTCGGTAATTCCAATACTTGGAAATATTATTTGTTCCCAATTACAATTTATTTTTCATCGATTTTCGGATTACTTTTTACATTAGAGTTTTTAGAAACCAAAAATAAATATACAAAACTATTCAAAGTAACGTCGAGTTACATTCTCTTATTATTAATCGTGATTCCAACGATTTCCTTTTTGGATTTACGATTTTTCATGCAACTAACGGTTGTCTTGGTTTCCATATCGCTTTTTTTCACAATCATCATCTCAATCACGACTCTGTTGAAAAGTAAGAGGAAAATTGAAGTAATATTATTCCTTTTGGCTTTTGGATCATTACTGATTGGAGCATCCTATTATATTTTTACTGTCCAAGGATTTATCAAACCATTTCATTTTGCATCTTACTCATTGCCGTTGGGCTCAGCAATGGAAGTATTTTTTCTCTCACTTGCCCTCGTTTTAAGGGTATCCGATTATAGAAAGTCAAACGAACAAAAACAAGAAATTGATTTACAACTTAAAATTGCGCAGAAACTACAAAATGGATTATTACCAAAAAAAAGAACTCATGCATTAGAATACCCCCTTGGTTTTAGATATTTACCAGCAACAGACATTGGAGGAGACTTTGTAGAAATCATTGTAAAAGAAAATGAACTTGGATTATTTTTGTGCGATGTGTCTGGGCATGGAATTCCTGCAGCGATGATTGCTTCCATGACTAAAGTTTCATTGGAAATTTGGAATGATACACTAGACAAACCAGCATTAGCTGCTGAAAAAATAAGAAAATCTCTATTAAGTTCTTTATCTGGCCATTTTTTAAGTGCATTTTTTGTATATATCAATCCAAAAGAAAACACACTCCGTATAGCAAATGCAGGCCATTTACCCCTCCTTCACCTAGACCGAGAGGGAAAAATCACTACGTATACTAGTTACGGTAGAGCCATAAATGAATTCATTAAATCGGATATGATCGAAAAAAGTTTCCCCCTTCCAAAAGAAGGAACCTTCATTTTATTTACTGATGGTGTCATAGAAGCAAGAAATATCAATACCGGAGAACTATTTGGTGAAGAACGATTTTACAATTTAATCCAAACTCTCGCCAATAAACACCCACAAATCATCTGTGATTCTGTAATCGAAGAAATTCAAAAATTCCAAAAAACTAAACGATCAGATGATGATATTACGATTTTAGCTTTATCGATGGATACAGATATTAACTTCGAATGA
- a CDS encoding hybrid sensor histidine kinase/response regulator codes for MDSQRKIKVLVVEDSVASYKAIVSVLENFGFIVSSERVEWKIEFEKSILDKSWDLVISDYYLPDFDGKYVIHRIKELNPELPVILVTEFIPEEAASEYLNLGASEFLPKSSIIKLPFVVNRELEALRLKQSQKKAWEMLVHGEEILTRSQKISHLGHFEVIFPESNTLWSLELYRILGYDFNEIPLMDKVWSLLDFEERKKIESIWQEVTSENTSKEFLLHLNTKHGRKKVNLWLEAERFDENRFRIFGTIHDISDVSDLENSIQLNEQLFKGIFNNSSQAIFLLDIQGHIIRMNRNSVLSFERNESDVQGLELISSIFSDSNEDSIKKLTYGMKLALKNQTFEVFVSYRLRDGREKYFDCDFYPLNDANGKIIYIVLEAKDITEKIVLERAYAQAQKLEALGTFAGGIAHDFNNLLTPMMAYISYLNAEWSKESSNEMIERSLPAIEGISKSLERAKNLIQQILTYSKIEHVTSKQLDLREQLLQVLNEVKFVSANKVTLFTDLGNESAFIEADPIQIFQILSNLYENSLFAFQDSQNPKITISLTKVSYEKSELFHVGFLKNTEYWKLSFIDNGSGIPKEILEKIFDPFFSTKGGKGTGLGLSIIYGILAKMGGTILVDSKVGVGTQFDLYFPAWKAMV; via the coding sequence ATGGATAGCCAAAGAAAAATAAAAGTCTTAGTTGTAGAAGATTCAGTTGCTTCTTACAAGGCTATTGTATCTGTTTTAGAAAATTTTGGATTCATTGTCTCGTCAGAAAGGGTAGAATGGAAAATTGAATTTGAAAAGTCCATTTTAGACAAGTCCTGGGATCTTGTGATTTCAGATTATTATTTACCAGATTTTGATGGCAAGTATGTGATTCATCGCATCAAAGAATTAAATCCTGAATTACCAGTTATACTCGTTACGGAATTCATTCCTGAAGAAGCTGCATCTGAATATTTAAATTTAGGAGCATCTGAATTCCTTCCAAAATCATCCATTATCAAACTTCCGTTTGTCGTCAATCGAGAGTTAGAAGCTCTTAGGTTAAAACAATCACAGAAAAAAGCTTGGGAGATGTTGGTTCATGGTGAAGAAATTTTAACTAGATCACAAAAGATTTCTCATTTAGGTCATTTTGAAGTGATATTTCCTGAAAGTAATACCCTTTGGTCATTGGAATTGTATCGAATATTGGGTTATGATTTTAATGAAATTCCATTGATGGATAAGGTATGGAGTTTATTAGATTTTGAGGAAAGGAAAAAAATTGAATCCATTTGGCAAGAAGTCACCAGCGAAAATACTTCAAAAGAATTTTTATTACATTTAAATACAAAACACGGTCGTAAAAAAGTAAATTTATGGTTGGAGGCAGAGCGATTTGATGAAAATCGTTTTCGTATTTTTGGAACCATCCATGACATATCTGATGTCTCTGATTTAGAAAATTCTATCCAACTCAATGAACAATTATTCAAGGGGATCTTCAATAATTCATCACAAGCTATATTTTTATTAGATATACAGGGTCACATCATACGGATGAATCGGAATTCAGTTTTATCCTTCGAGCGCAATGAATCCGATGTTCAAGGATTAGAATTGATTAGTTCTATCTTCTCCGATTCAAATGAAGATTCTATCAAAAAATTAACTTATGGGATGAAGTTAGCATTAAAAAATCAAACATTTGAAGTATTTGTATCTTATAGATTGAGAGATGGACGTGAAAAATACTTTGATTGCGATTTTTATCCATTAAATGATGCGAATGGTAAAATAATATACATTGTGTTAGAAGCCAAAGACATCACCGAAAAAATTGTTTTAGAAAGAGCTTATGCACAAGCTCAAAAATTGGAAGCTCTTGGCACATTTGCAGGTGGAATTGCACATGATTTTAATAATTTATTAACACCTATGATGGCTTATATTTCCTATTTGAATGCGGAGTGGTCAAAGGAATCATCGAATGAAATGATCGAAAGGTCCCTTCCTGCGATCGAGGGAATTTCCAAATCATTGGAACGAGCAAAAAATTTAATCCAACAAATTTTAACTTATTCTAAAATTGAACATGTTACTTCTAAACAATTAGATTTGCGAGAACAACTGTTGCAGGTGTTAAACGAAGTGAAATTTGTTTCTGCAAATAAAGTGACTCTATTTACTGATTTAGGAAATGAGTCAGCATTTATTGAAGCAGATCCGATTCAGATTTTTCAGATTTTGTCAAATTTATATGAAAACTCGTTATTTGCGTTTCAAGATTCGCAAAATCCTAAAATCACAATTTCGTTAACAAAAGTTTCATATGAGAAATCAGAACTTTTTCATGTAGGTTTTTTGAAAAACACTGAATATTGGAAACTGAGTTTTATAGACAATGGAAGCGGGATTCCTAAGGAGATATTGGAAAAAATCTTTGATCCATTTTTCAGCACAAAAGGTGGAAAAGGAACGGGACTCGGTCTTTCCATCATTTATGGAATTTTAGCCAAAATGGGAGGAACGATATTAGTTGATTCCAAGGTAGGGGTTGGAACTCAATTTGATTTGTACTTCCCAGCTTGGAAAGCTATGGTTTAA
- a CDS encoding patatin-like phospholipase family protein, translated as MIELIFPKKYSALCLKSAFFGFFAHTGFVRGLQEIGFKPAIVTGSSSGAMIGALYATGREMVDFESVVLGLKKKDFWEGNSLTLLGRLLKKGWNQSSGVLTGKATRKILYPYLGNKKFSELPIKLGIAVSNLSKNKRELITEGNVLDAVMASIAFPFLYEVQEFQGQEFLDGGIGDGEPIKELILDPSIDRIVIHQINNNRPVSKNMMKRALDASVQIIETETEDLKTLLAKEKGKKLIRLETNSPYLSPNDFSKGKFALAEGRGTAYKHKAEILGDMELPIFGLFN; from the coding sequence ATGATTGAACTTATTTTTCCTAAAAAATATTCGGCGTTATGTTTAAAGTCTGCTTTTTTTGGTTTTTTTGCTCACACAGGTTTTGTAAGAGGTTTGCAAGAAATTGGATTTAAGCCTGCGATCGTCACTGGATCAAGTTCAGGTGCCATGATTGGTGCACTCTATGCAACTGGAAGAGAGATGGTGGATTTTGAATCCGTTGTATTGGGTCTCAAAAAGAAAGATTTTTGGGAAGGCAATTCCTTAACTTTGCTCGGCCGTCTCTTAAAAAAAGGATGGAACCAATCTAGCGGAGTTTTGACAGGGAAAGCAACTCGTAAAATTTTATATCCATACTTAGGGAATAAAAAATTTTCCGAATTACCTATCAAATTGGGGATTGCAGTTTCTAATTTATCAAAAAACAAAAGAGAGTTAATCACTGAAGGGAATGTATTAGATGCTGTAATGGCATCAATTGCTTTTCCATTCCTTTATGAAGTGCAAGAATTCCAAGGACAAGAGTTTTTAGATGGAGGCATTGGAGATGGAGAACCTATTAAAGAATTAATTTTAGATCCAAGCATCGATCGAATTGTCATCCATCAAATTAACAACAATAGACCCGTTAGTAAAAATATGATGAAGCGGGCGTTAGATGCATCAGTGCAAATCATTGAAACCGAAACAGAGGATTTGAAAACACTTTTAGCAAAAGAGAAAGGTAAAAAATTAATCCGATTAGAAACAAATTCTCCTTATTTATCTCCCAATGATTTTTCCAAAGGTAAGTTTGCTTTAGCAGAAGGGCGAGGTACTGCATATAAACATAAAGCCGAGATTTTAGGAGATATGGAATTGCCCATATTTGGATTGTTTAATTAA
- a CDS encoding cation-translocating P-type ATPase has translation MQSIPKQISEYITMGLSLDMVKKNRSVYGANEISSSKRIGFLRMLFGVVTEPMILLLISISIVYLLLGDRGEALLLLGSVIGIVCITFYQEKKTETAISALRSLASPRTNVIREGEIIRIEGKDVVYGDLIILNEGDRIPADAELLSDRLFSCDESLLTGESIPVNKGMGQSVYCGALVVSGEGVCRVNAVGNHTEIGKIGRKIADETVGKTLLEIEVARLVRNLFLVAAGLCILLALYFGIVKSLWLQGLLSGLTLAIGLMPEELPLVMTIFFALGAYRLSTKNVLVRRSSIIETLGAATVLCSDKTGTITKNKMKVGKITTKGLEENLEHVNEVSDISKTIIQIAYFASKHPSFDPMDIAITDCMNVFHQKGDLSLLSIKDFPLTPEQLTMIRVLKEENEYSCYAKGSPEAVFELCQLDSENLKYWTNKTNELAKEGYRVLAVAKSKTPLKNIPEERTGAQYEMYGLLSFLDPIREIVPIAVKTAYESGIRVIMITGDYPETAKNIAKQIGLKNSDLVYTGKDFTNLEEQEFKKVLKECNVFSRVSPEDKWKLVRFLKSEGEIVAMTGDGVNDAPALRTANIGVAMGERGTDVAREAADIVLLDDSFSSILESVRIGRQIFDNLKKALGYLIGVHIPIVGITFLPILLNWPIVVLSAIHIVFMEMVIDPTCTIVFEKEDAEFDLMKRKPRVSSEPLLDRELFVTSLIQGAFSLLSVVSTYWLTHMFLNHESNNQVVSTASFVTLVFSNLFLILANRSLHESMWSRMRIRNSMINIVFIGTIAVLLLSIYLPGMNSLFRFVPLNFLQFSSAILVAFIGVLFYDITKVSVSKWFRNV, from the coding sequence ATGCAATCAATACCAAAACAAATCTCTGAATACATCACAATGGGTCTCTCCTTAGACATGGTAAAAAAGAACCGTTCAGTTTATGGGGCAAACGAAATTAGTTCCTCCAAAAGAATTGGTTTCCTTCGGATGTTGTTTGGAGTGGTGACAGAACCAATGATTCTGCTTCTCATTTCCATTAGTATTGTATATTTACTATTGGGAGACCGAGGTGAGGCCTTATTATTGTTAGGCTCAGTCATCGGAATTGTTTGTATTACATTTTATCAAGAGAAAAAAACCGAAACAGCAATTTCTGCCTTACGTTCTTTAGCGAGTCCACGAACGAACGTTATTCGAGAAGGAGAAATCATTCGAATTGAAGGGAAAGATGTTGTATATGGGGATTTGATCATTCTAAATGAAGGAGACCGAATCCCTGCAGATGCTGAATTGTTATCTGACAGATTGTTTTCATGTGATGAATCGTTACTAACGGGTGAATCGATCCCAGTGAATAAGGGAATGGGACAATCGGTATATTGTGGAGCTCTTGTTGTTTCAGGGGAAGGTGTTTGTAGGGTAAACGCAGTTGGTAATCATACTGAAATTGGTAAAATAGGAAGAAAGATAGCAGATGAAACCGTTGGAAAAACACTGCTGGAAATTGAGGTGGCAAGATTGGTTAGAAATCTATTTCTCGTTGCTGCTGGTTTATGCATTTTACTTGCTCTTTATTTTGGAATTGTGAAATCCCTTTGGTTACAAGGATTATTGTCTGGGTTAACACTTGCTATAGGGTTAATGCCGGAAGAGTTACCTTTAGTAATGACAATCTTTTTTGCTTTGGGTGCATATCGGTTGAGTACTAAAAATGTATTGGTAAGAAGATCATCAATCATTGAAACTCTGGGTGCTGCAACGGTTTTATGTTCTGATAAAACAGGCACTATTACAAAGAATAAAATGAAAGTTGGAAAAATTACAACAAAGGGTCTCGAAGAAAATTTAGAACATGTAAATGAAGTCTCTGATATTTCAAAAACCATAATACAAATTGCATATTTTGCTTCCAAACATCCGAGTTTTGATCCTATGGACATCGCAATTACCGATTGTATGAATGTTTTTCATCAAAAAGGTGATTTATCATTATTGTCTATAAAAGATTTTCCGTTAACACCTGAACAATTAACTATGATTCGAGTTTTAAAGGAAGAAAACGAATATTCATGTTATGCGAAAGGATCACCAGAGGCAGTGTTTGAGTTATGCCAATTGGATTCGGAAAATTTGAAATATTGGACAAACAAAACAAATGAGTTAGCGAAAGAAGGGTATCGAGTACTAGCTGTCGCAAAATCGAAAACACCTTTGAAAAATATTCCGGAAGAAAGAACCGGAGCTCAGTATGAAATGTATGGTTTACTTTCTTTTTTGGATCCAATTAGAGAGATTGTACCAATCGCTGTAAAAACTGCTTATGAGTCTGGAATCCGTGTGATAATGATCACAGGAGATTATCCAGAAACAGCAAAAAATATTGCTAAACAAATTGGTTTAAAGAATTCAGATTTAGTATATACGGGAAAAGATTTCACCAATTTAGAGGAGCAAGAATTTAAAAAAGTACTAAAAGAATGTAATGTTTTTTCCAGGGTTAGTCCAGAGGATAAATGGAAATTGGTTAGATTTCTGAAGTCTGAAGGTGAAATAGTCGCGATGACAGGAGATGGAGTTAATGATGCTCCCGCATTACGAACTGCTAACATTGGAGTAGCAATGGGAGAACGTGGAACGGATGTCGCAAGGGAAGCTGCCGATATAGTCTTGTTAGATGATTCTTTTTCCTCTATATTAGAATCTGTTCGTATTGGTCGGCAAATTTTTGATAATCTAAAAAAAGCTCTTGGGTATTTAATTGGAGTGCACATCCCAATCGTTGGAATCACATTTTTACCAATCTTATTGAACTGGCCTATTGTAGTACTTTCTGCTATTCATATTGTATTTATGGAAATGGTAATCGATCCAACATGTACGATCGTTTTTGAAAAAGAAGATGCGGAATTTGATTTGATGAAACGGAAACCAAGAGTATCTTCGGAACCTCTATTGGATAGAGAACTATTCGTTACATCCTTAATCCAAGGAGCCTTCTCCTTGTTGTCAGTTGTTTCTACTTATTGGCTTACTCATATGTTTTTAAATCATGAATCGAACAACCAAGTGGTAAGCACAGCCTCATTTGTTACTTTAGTATTTTCGAATCTGTTTTTGATATTGGCGAATCGTTCTTTACATGAATCGATGTGGAGTCGGATGCGAATTCGAAACTCAATGATCAATATTGTATTTATTGGAACCATCGCAGTTTTACTTCTGTCGATCTATTTGCCTGGAATGAACAGTTTGTTTCGATTTGTTCCACTCAATTTTCTACAATTTTCTTCAGCGATACTGGTTGCTTTTATTGGAGTTTTGTTCTATGATATAACAAAAGTATCCGTATCAAAATGGTTTCGAAACGTTTAA